The Rhododendron vialii isolate Sample 1 chromosome 5a, ASM3025357v1 genome contains a region encoding:
- the LOC131326292 gene encoding probable membrane-associated kinase regulator 3 has translation MKMATTPPTIHGDEDFIDMEVTSSPSSSSSTSNVLCYTTNSPSKSTEFEFQKSSTPNEAKQPSPSPADELFYKGKLLPLHLPPRLQMVQNLLKNSVTAAATTNNTPLESCNISPSESCRVSCELNPDEYFFEWSTEWTGFISENNIHKKYSWSKKLKLVKQSILAQKLKASRAYLKTLFTKSACSNDIPDAGNEPKGKECLGNKYMKVATKKNPFGHIGKGAYPTIAAVIAEESANNTHRRSFSGAIKRHYSATKSSSSSSSSSASSLSSSFSINSNALYDLQLLKRSASSSSELEEGSIEGAIAHCKKSQQMFSSSNKASGDVGLCSLSASRVAVSEDKER, from the coding sequence atgaaaatggCCACAACTCCCCCTACTATCCATGGAGATGAAGACTTCATAGACATGGAAGTaacatcttctccttcttcttcttcttctacttctaaTGTCCTCTGTTACACCACAAACTCCCCCTCCAAATCCACAGAATTTGAGTTCCAAAAGTCTTCAACTCCCAATGAGGCAAAACAACCATCACCTTCTCCAGCCGATGAGCTCTTCTACAAAGGCAAACTCCTCCCTCTCCACCTCCCTCCTCGCCTCCAAATGGTCCAAAACCTCCTCAAAAACTCCgtcaccgccgccgccaccaccaacaACACGCCACTAGAATCATGCAACATCTCGCCGTCGGAATCCTGCCGCGTGAGTTGCGAGCTGAACCCGGACGAGTACTTCTTCGAATGGTCCACCGAATGGACCGGATTCATCTCGGAAAACAACATCCACAAGAAGTACTCTTGGTCCAAGAAGTTGAAGCTTGTCAAGCAATCCATACTTGCCCAAAAGCTCAAGGCTTCCAGAGCCTATCTGAAGACTCTTTTCACCAAATCTGCCTGTTCAAATGACATTCCAGATGCCGGAAATGAGCCAAAAGGCAAGGAGTGTTTGGGCAACAAGTACATGAAAGTGGCGACGAAGAAGAACCCATTTGGGCACATAGGAAAAGGAGCTTACCCAACAATAGCTGCTGTCATAGCCGAGGAGAGTGCGAACAATACCCACAGGAGGTCCTTCTCGGGGGCAATCAAGAGGCATTATTCTGCGACAAagtcttcgtcttcttcttcctcgtcCAGTGCTTCTTCTCTGTCGTCATCGTTTTCGATCAATTCGAATGCCCTGTATGATTTGCAGTTGCTCAAGAGGAGTGCCAGTTCAAGTTCAGAGCTTGAGGAGGGTTCGATTGAGGGTGCTATTGCTCACTGTAAAAAGTCTCAGCAGATGTTTAGTTCAAGTAATAAGGCATCAGGTGATGTTGGGCTTTGTTCACTTTCTGCTTCAAGGGTTGCAGTTTCTGAAGATAAAGAGAGATGA
- the LOC131325905 gene encoding ankyrin repeat-containing protein At5g02620-like — translation MEAPARQQSFRRKKMTKQLTGKRDDTPLHSLARAGNLEVALEIITNTGDDELKELLSKQNQSGETALYVAAEYGYVHFVKGTVKYYDLASAGIKAKNGFDAFHIAAKQGDLEILKILMEALPGLAMTFDQSNTTALHSAASQGHIEVVNFLLENRSNLAPVMRNNGKTALHSSARNGHLEIVKALLRKEPGIASNKDKKGQTALHMAVKGQSVEVVDELIQIDPESINMVDSKGNTPLHIATRKGRAQIVQALLHHDGINKEAINRSGETALDTASKMGYSEIASILQQHGVESAKSRRPGHTTNPARELKQTASDIKHEVHNQLEHTFQTRTHVKGIAKRLNKMHEEGLNNAINSTTVVAILIATVTFAAIFTIPGQYTDDPTDIPPGVSLGEARVAAQAPFTIFFVFDSLALFISLAIVVVQTSVVVVERKAKKQMVAVINKLMWLACVLVSVAFLAMSYIVVGSSERLLAGGVILTGTIVMVVTLGTMCYWVVMHRIESYTLRSIRRSERSSKSQSWSVSAMASDSEIMSNEYKKLYAI, via the exons ATGGAGGCTCCGGCGAGGCAGCAGAGCTTCCGGAGGAAGAAGATGACGAAGCAGTTGACGGGGAAACGAGACGACACCCCTTTGCATTCTTTAGCTAGAGCAGGGAATTTGGAGGTGGCTTTGGAGATAATCACCAATACTGGAGATGATGAGTTGAAGGAGTTGCTATCCAAGCAGAATCAATCTGGGGAAACTGCCCTTTATGTTGCTGCTGAGTACGGCTATGTCCATTTTGTGAAGGGAACGGTAAAATATTATGATCTTGCATCTGCTGGTATCAAAGCTAAGAATGGATTTGATGCCTTCCACATTGCTGCCAAGCAAGGGGACTTGG AGATATTAAAGATACTCAtggaagcccttcctggtcttgCAATGACATTTGATCAGTCCAACACCACGGCGTTGCACTCTGCTGCATCACAGGGCCATATCGAAGTGGTCAATTTCCTGTTGGAAAACAGAAGCAACCTGGCCCCCGTAATGAGGAACAACGGCAAAACTGCTTTGCATTCTTCTGCAAGAAATGGGCATTTGGAGATTGTGAAGGCCCTATTGAGAAAAGAACCAGGAATTGCGTCAAACAAGGATAAGAAGGGGCAGACTGCTCTTCACATGGCAGTTAAGGGGCAGAGTGTGGAGGTGGTTGATGAGCTTATTCAGATAGATCCTGAGTCGATAAATATGGTTGACAGCAAGGGCAACACTCCACTCCACATAGCGACTCGAAAAGGTCGTGCACAG ATTGTTCAGGCTCTACTGCATCACGATGGAATCAACAAAGAAGCCATTAACAGATCCGGAGAAACTGCTCTTGACACCGCCAGTAAAATGGGATATTCGGAAATTGCAAGTATCCTACAGCAGCATGGAGTGGAAAGCGCAAAATCCAGGAGACCAGGCCACACAACAAATCCAGCCAGGGAACTCAAACAGACCGCAAGCGACATAAAACATGAAGTTCACAACCAGCTCGAGCACACTTTTCAAACGCGAACTCACGTAAAAGGTATAGCCAAGAGGCTCAACAAAATGCACGAGGAAGGGCTCAACAATGCCATCAACTCCACCACTGTAGTCGCCATCCTAATCGCCACCGTTACATTCGCTGCCATTTTCACCATCCCTGGCCAGTACACCGATGACCCCACTGACATTCCTCCTGGAGTCTCCCTGGGAGAAGCAAGAGTCGCTGCTCAAGCACCGTTCACTATATTCTTCGTCTTTGATTCACTTGCACTCTTCATATCCTTGGCCATTGTGGTTGTTCAGACATCAGTTGTGGTTGTGGAGAGGAAGGCTAAGAAGCAAATGGTGGCGGTTATTAACAAGCTCATGTGGTTGGCTTGTGTCCTAGTGTCCGTGGCTTTCCTCGCCATGTCATATATTGTTGTGGGGAGTTCCGAAAGGTTGTTGGCGGGTGGAGTGATTCTTACGGGCACAATTGTCATGGTGGTGACATTGGGGACCATGTGCTATTGGGTGGTTATGCACCGGATTGAGTCTTATACTTTGAGGAGCATCCGTAGGTCGGAAAGGAGTAGCAAGTCACAATCTTGGTCTGTTTCTGCAATGGCTTCGGATTCAGAGATTATGAGCAATGAGTACAAGAAACTCTACGCAATCTAA
- the LOC131326981 gene encoding uncharacterized protein LOC131326981 isoform X3, whose product MNFFDVFLHSQALEGMTLSMILEGPTEEEASLLLEIFGLCLTGGKEVLDATMGSIQNLAKAFSSYEEEVLVKREELLQYAQDAIAGLKLNADIARWLRNSCTAYMDWDSEVSNIHKKLDALKSNKLRCEDHGISSEEATVGSVEALKEASAQVSLCSRLEELLLKKKLLNNGDSPDLHAQKVDKLKVLAESLANSASKAEKRISDHRLHKEEALHFRVTKTGEVSQIEKELIAEIGVLEKQRDELEAELRKVTTSITAARARLHNAREEREQFDEASNQILEHLKTKEDELSRSTACYRAEADVCNAFVNFLEEIWVSQSKYTEQKEKLVNDELERNRDYFVKLAVRLLSAFKDELGSSITTFAELVKNLNSSRRSQLAACLDDENSQAVNPRTKLEEEYLDSEAKFIAIFSVVESIKKQFFPKNEEISRHDNQMVEELLNHLEKIKDEFESIERPELDIESPTRSANATSIENSKSSPFSVPEEASTEEVESIQRPNSETQNPTKTVETPSKERAPETLERKLSESPKIMGVKTSDPGAKLLELKLELERESKEDSTEEIGGWEFDELEKDLETSDLPRK is encoded by the exons ATGAATTTCTTTGATGTCTTTCTTCATAGTCAAGCTCTTGAAGGGATGACACTGTCTATG ATTCTTGAAGGTCCAACGGAGGAGGAAGCTTCTCTACTTCTGGAGATATTTGG GCTTTGTCTCACTGGTGGAAAGGAAGTTCTTGATGCAACAATGGGCAGCATACAAAATCTCGCGAAAGCTTTCTCAAGTTATGAGGAGGAAGTGCTG GTTAAGCGGGAAGAGCTGCTTCAATATGCTCAAGATGCAATTGCAGGCCTGAAACTAAATGCTGATATTGCAAGGTGGTTAAGGAACAGTTGTACTGCTTACATGGATTGGG ATTCTGAAGTCTCCAATATACACAAAAAACTAGATGCATTGAAGTCCAACAAGCTACGGTGTGAAGATCATGGCATTTCATCTGAAGAAGCAACTGTTGGATCAGTAGAG GCTCTGAAAGAAGCCTCAGCACAAGTTTCCCTCTGTTCCAGGTTGGAGGAACTTTTACTGAAGAAGAAACTCTTGAACAATGGAGATTCTCCAGATCTTCATGCTCAAAAG GTTGATAAATTAAAAGTTTTAGCTGAATCTCTTGCTAATTCTGCCTCTAAAGCTGAAAAGCGCATCTCAGACCACAG ATTACATAAAGAAGAAGCCCTTCACTTTCGCGTTACCAAAACTGGCGAAGTTAGCCAAATTGAGAAG GAATTGATAGCCGAGATTGGAGTGCTTGAAAAGCAAAGAGATGAACTTGAAGCTGAATTAAGAAAG GTTACTACCTCAATAACTGCTGCACGAGCACGTCTTCATAATGCcagagaagaaagagagcagTTTGACGAAGCAAGCAATCAGATTCTTGAACACTTGAAGACAAAG GAAGATGAGCTGTCGAGGTCAACTGCTTGTTATAGAGCGGAAGCAGATGTTTGCAATGCATTCGTTAATTTTCTGGAAGAGATCTGGGTGTCCCAGTCCAAATATACAGAACAAAAGGAGAAGCTGGTCAA TGATGAACTGGAGAGAAACAGAGACTATTTTGTGAAGTTGGCTGTTCGTCTCTTATCTGCTTTTAAG GATGAGTTGGGCTCTTCTATCACCACTTTTGCAGAGCTTGTGAAGAACTTGAATTCAAGTCGAAG GTCACAATTAGCAGCTTGTTTGGATGATGAAAATTCACAAGCAGTAAACCCAAGAACAAAACTTGAAGAAGAATATCTTGATTCTGAAGCCAAG TTTATCGCCATATTCAGTGTAGTGGAAAGCATAAAAAAGCAGTTCTTCCctaaaaatgaagaaatttcCAG GCATGATAATCAAATGGTTGAagagttacttaatcatcttgaGAAAATCAAAGATGAATTTGAATCGATTGAGAGACCAGAACTGGACATTGAAAGTCCCACCCGAAGTGCAAATGCTACATCAATAGAGAATTCCAAGAGTAGTCCATTTTCTGTTCCCGAAGAGGCCTCAACTGAGGAAGTTGAATCCATTCAGAGACCAAATTCGGAAACTCAGAATCCAACCAAAACAGTAGAAACGCCATCGAAAGAAAGGGCTCCTGAGACATTGGAACGCAAACTCTCAGAATCTCCTAAGATCATGGGAGTCAAGACGTCAGACCCTGGGGCAAAACTTTTGGAGCTGAAATtggaattggagagagaaagcaaaGAGGACTCAACAGAAGAGATTGGGGGATGGGAATTCGATGAGCTTGAGAAAGACCTGGAAACCAGTGACCTACCGAGAAAATAG
- the LOC131326981 gene encoding uncharacterized protein LOC131326981 isoform X5 produces MLILQDSEVSNIHKKLDALKSNKLRCEDHGISSEEATVGSVEALKEASAQVSLCSRLEELLLKKKLLNNGDSPDLHAQKVDKLKVLAESLANSASKAEKRISDHRLHKEEALHFRVTKTGEVSQIEKELIAEIGVLEKQRDELEAELRKVTTSITAARARLHNAREEREQFDEASNQILEHLKTKEDELSRSTACYRAEADVCNAFVNFLEEIWVSQSKYTEQKEKLVNDELERNRDYFVKLAVRLLSAFKDELGSSITTFAELVKNLNSSRRSQLAACLDDENSQAVNPRTKLEEEYLDSEAKFIAIFSVVESIKKQFFPKNEEISRHDNQMVEELLNHLEKIKDEFESIERPELDIESPTRSANATSIENSKSSPFSVPEEASTEEVESIQRPNSETQNPTKTVETPSKERAPETLERKLSESPKIMGVKTSDPGAKLLELKLELERESKEDSTEEIGGWEFDELEKDLETSDLPRK; encoded by the exons ATGCTGATATTGCAAG ATTCTGAAGTCTCCAATATACACAAAAAACTAGATGCATTGAAGTCCAACAAGCTACGGTGTGAAGATCATGGCATTTCATCTGAAGAAGCAACTGTTGGATCAGTAGAG GCTCTGAAAGAAGCCTCAGCACAAGTTTCCCTCTGTTCCAGGTTGGAGGAACTTTTACTGAAGAAGAAACTCTTGAACAATGGAGATTCTCCAGATCTTCATGCTCAAAAG GTTGATAAATTAAAAGTTTTAGCTGAATCTCTTGCTAATTCTGCCTCTAAAGCTGAAAAGCGCATCTCAGACCACAG ATTACATAAAGAAGAAGCCCTTCACTTTCGCGTTACCAAAACTGGCGAAGTTAGCCAAATTGAGAAG GAATTGATAGCCGAGATTGGAGTGCTTGAAAAGCAAAGAGATGAACTTGAAGCTGAATTAAGAAAG GTTACTACCTCAATAACTGCTGCACGAGCACGTCTTCATAATGCcagagaagaaagagagcagTTTGACGAAGCAAGCAATCAGATTCTTGAACACTTGAAGACAAAG GAAGATGAGCTGTCGAGGTCAACTGCTTGTTATAGAGCGGAAGCAGATGTTTGCAATGCATTCGTTAATTTTCTGGAAGAGATCTGGGTGTCCCAGTCCAAATATACAGAACAAAAGGAGAAGCTGGTCAA TGATGAACTGGAGAGAAACAGAGACTATTTTGTGAAGTTGGCTGTTCGTCTCTTATCTGCTTTTAAG GATGAGTTGGGCTCTTCTATCACCACTTTTGCAGAGCTTGTGAAGAACTTGAATTCAAGTCGAAG GTCACAATTAGCAGCTTGTTTGGATGATGAAAATTCACAAGCAGTAAACCCAAGAACAAAACTTGAAGAAGAATATCTTGATTCTGAAGCCAAG TTTATCGCCATATTCAGTGTAGTGGAAAGCATAAAAAAGCAGTTCTTCCctaaaaatgaagaaatttcCAG GCATGATAATCAAATGGTTGAagagttacttaatcatcttgaGAAAATCAAAGATGAATTTGAATCGATTGAGAGACCAGAACTGGACATTGAAAGTCCCACCCGAAGTGCAAATGCTACATCAATAGAGAATTCCAAGAGTAGTCCATTTTCTGTTCCCGAAGAGGCCTCAACTGAGGAAGTTGAATCCATTCAGAGACCAAATTCGGAAACTCAGAATCCAACCAAAACAGTAGAAACGCCATCGAAAGAAAGGGCTCCTGAGACATTGGAACGCAAACTCTCAGAATCTCCTAAGATCATGGGAGTCAAGACGTCAGACCCTGGGGCAAAACTTTTGGAGCTGAAATtggaattggagagagaaagcaaaGAGGACTCAACAGAAGAGATTGGGGGATGGGAATTCGATGAGCTTGAGAAAGACCTGGAAACCAGTGACCTACCGAGAAAATAG